The Heterodontus francisci isolate sHetFra1 chromosome 13, sHetFra1.hap1, whole genome shotgun sequence genome includes a region encoding these proteins:
- the LOC137376381 gene encoding probable G-protein coupled receptor 139 isoform X1 — protein MFLDFQIQAVLFDIEKIYYPILAAVGIPVNLLTIVILSRGNCGLSKCVTRYLVAMAAADLLVIILDLILRHIPIVHHLKNVRLLFVCNIHAVLLHAATDCSVWFTVSFTCDRFIAICCQKLKIKYCTEKSTAVVLATVTVLSCSKDIFWYFMYVQQYRLSNTPWFCYVNVRVKVSNFWTIIESLHYIFTPFLPFVLILLLNALTVKHILVNSRGRRRIRGHSSREGSKDPEMKSRRKSIILMFVISFNFIFLWSVFLVYSVWNRIQYLRISVFPPLFLQEIGFMLQQLSCCTNTGIYVVTQTKFREQLKNVLKYPFTLIVKFIKS, from the exons ATGTTTCTTGACTTTCAGATACAAGCGGTCCTTTTTGACATAGAAAAGATTTATTACCCAATCCTGGctgctgttgggatccctg ttaacttattgacgattgtgatcctgtctcggggtaactgcggtctctccaaatgtgtcactcgctacctggtggctatggcagcagcggatctactggtcatcatcctcgacctgatattgaggcacattccaatTGTTCATCATTTGAAAAATGTGCGGTTGCTTTTCGTGTGTAATATCCATGCTGTCCTGCttcatgcagccacagactgttctgtctggttcaccgtctctTTTACCTGTGATCGATttatcgccatttgttgccagaagctgaagatTAAATATTGTACTGAGAAATCAACAGCTGTGGTTCTGGCAACAGTGACTGTACTGAGCTGTTCAAaggacattttctggtattttatgtatgTACAACAATACAGGTTGAGCAATACCCCTTGGTTTTGTTATGTGAATGTCCGTGTTAAGGTTTCAAATTTCTGGACAATAATTGAATCCctccattatattttcacccctttTCTCCCATttgttctgattttgctgctcaatgctttAACTGTCAAGCACATTTTAGTGAACAGCAGAGGTCGGAGGAGAATCCGGGGTCACAGCAGTAGAGAAGGTTCCAAAGACCCAGAGAtgaagagccgaaggaaatccatcattttgatGTTTGTTATCTCATTTAATTTCATATTTTTATGGTCAGTGTTTTTGGTGTATTCAGTATGGAACCGGATACAGTATTTGCGTATTTCTGTTTTTCCACCTTTATTTCTGCAAGAAATAGGTTTCATGCTCCAGcagctgagttgctgcacaaacactggtaTTTATGTTGTGACACAGACTAAGTTCAGGGAGCagctgaagaatgtgctgaaatatccctttactctaaTTGTAAAATTCATTAAAAGTTGA